The following coding sequences are from one Microbulbifer sp. TB1203 window:
- a CDS encoding TetR/AcrR family transcriptional regulator — protein sequence MPYSKTHKSQTKDRILRSATELFCRHGFDKVSIGQIMEVARMTHGAFYTHFESKEALFNASFLESFKRSRVARLAKAPFSIKHLTALVTDYLNLRALRDRGAPGPEALLFNEIGSDRPPIKKLYEEAYERMKKMLETRITALGRLKKLPYAADRETVAEKARGIIAAMVGAVAVARSISQEREQHLILQAAQKQILGILGVNETEFDPAVRTGSAMRLEHA from the coding sequence GTGCCTTATTCCAAAACCCATAAATCGCAAACGAAAGACCGTATCCTGCGCTCGGCCACCGAGCTGTTTTGCCGCCACGGTTTCGATAAGGTCTCCATCGGCCAGATCATGGAAGTGGCGCGCATGACCCACGGGGCCTTCTACACCCACTTCGAATCCAAGGAGGCGCTGTTCAATGCCTCTTTTCTGGAGAGTTTCAAGCGCAGCCGGGTCGCGCGGCTGGCCAAGGCTCCCTTTTCGATAAAACACCTCACCGCGCTGGTCACCGACTACCTGAACCTGCGCGCGCTCAGGGACCGGGGCGCCCCGGGCCCGGAAGCCCTTCTGTTCAATGAAATCGGCAGTGATCGCCCCCCCATCAAAAAATTGTATGAAGAGGCCTACGAGCGCATGAAAAAAATGCTGGAGACGCGCATCACCGCTCTCGGGCGCTTGAAGAAACTGCCCTATGCAGCGGATCGGGAAACCGTTGCGGAAAAGGCCCGGGGAATTATCGCGGCTATGGTCGGGGCGGTGGCCGTGGCCAGAAGTATTTCCCAGGAGCGGGAGCAGCACCTGATTCTGCAGGCCGCGCAGAAACAGATCCTGGGAATTCTGGGGGTCAATGAAACGGAGTTTGACCCGGCGGTGAGAACGGGTAGCGCCATGCGGCTTGAACACGCGTGA
- the fabF gene encoding beta-ketoacyl-ACP synthase II, translated as MNSPIVVTGMGLVSPLGCGVDAVWQRLCAGMSGVGAIEHFDTDDFPVRLAGMVPDLAQDPEIGLDGEAVAGAKERKKMDRFTVFALAAAQEALAQSGWQPRTEAERRATATVVGSGIGGFPTITQAQQTLVERGHKRLSPFTVPAFLANLAAGNLSIRYGFKGPMGCPVTACAAGLQAIGDGMRLIRSGEAEVALVGGAEGCVDPLSLASFHAMKALSTRNDDPPRASRPFDRDRDGFVMGEGAGLLVIETLEHAEARGATPLAVINGYGTSADAHHITAGPEDGAGAAAAIRSALAMAGLAPQDVRYINAHATSTPVGDRAEITSLRNVFGEQLAHIPISSTKSATGHLLGAAGGVEAIFTIMAVRENRLPPTLNLGCADECMQDLDLVPNASRSQQTQHALCNGFGFGGVNASLLVSQV; from the coding sequence ATGAATTCACCAATTGTCGTCACCGGTATGGGGTTGGTCAGCCCGCTCGGCTGCGGCGTCGACGCGGTGTGGCAACGGCTGTGCGCCGGCATGTCCGGCGTGGGGGCCATCGAACATTTCGACACCGACGATTTTCCCGTCCGCCTGGCCGGAATGGTACCGGACCTTGCGCAGGACCCTGAGATCGGGCTGGACGGCGAGGCCGTGGCCGGCGCCAAAGAGCGCAAGAAAATGGACCGCTTCACAGTGTTTGCCCTGGCGGCGGCGCAGGAAGCCCTCGCGCAGTCGGGCTGGCAGCCGCGCACCGAAGCCGAGCGCCGCGCCACGGCCACAGTCGTGGGCAGCGGCATCGGCGGTTTTCCCACCATCACCCAGGCCCAGCAGACCCTGGTGGAGCGCGGCCACAAGCGCCTCTCCCCCTTCACCGTGCCGGCATTTCTCGCCAACCTGGCGGCGGGAAACCTGTCGATCCGCTACGGTTTCAAAGGTCCCATGGGCTGCCCGGTGACCGCCTGCGCCGCGGGGCTGCAGGCGATCGGCGACGGCATGCGCCTGATCCGCAGCGGTGAGGCCGAAGTGGCGCTGGTGGGCGGCGCCGAGGGCTGTGTCGATCCCCTGTCGCTGGCGAGCTTCCACGCCATGAAGGCGCTCTCCACCCGCAACGACGATCCGCCCCGGGCATCCCGCCCCTTCGACCGCGACCGCGACGGCTTTGTGATGGGGGAAGGCGCCGGCCTGCTGGTGATCGAAACCCTGGAGCACGCCGAGGCCCGCGGCGCCACACCGCTGGCGGTGATCAACGGCTACGGCACCAGTGCCGATGCCCACCATATCACCGCCGGCCCGGAGGACGGCGCCGGTGCCGCCGCGGCCATACGCAGCGCCCTGGCCATGGCCGGCCTGGCGCCACAGGATGTGCGCTATATCAACGCCCACGCCACCTCGACCCCGGTGGGCGACCGGGCGGAGATCACCTCGCTGCGCAATGTCTTCGGTGAACAGCTGGCGCACATCCCCATTTCCTCCACCAAATCCGCCACCGGCCACCTGCTGGGCGCCGCCGGCGGGGTGGAGGCCATCTTTACCATCATGGCCGTACGCGAGAACAGGCTGCCGCCCACGCTGAATCTCGGGTGTGCGGATGAATGTATGCAGGATCTGGATCTGGTGCCGAACGCGAGCCGGAGCCAGCAGACGCAGCACGCGCTGTGCAACGGTTTTGGTTTTGGTGGGGTCAACGCGTCGCTGCTGGTTTCCCAGGTCTGA
- a CDS encoding aldehyde dehydrogenase family protein, which produces MQAFTLEPQMAANLDGGTGGELNAAALMGGLRTYFRSGTTADLAWRRQQLSQLRKMLSDNEEQFLQALREDLNKAPQEGYTTEISALYGDIDHALKHLKKWTGKRRVSTPVIAQPGRSYIQPEPLGVVLIIGAWNYPLQLLLSPLVPAIAAGNCAVVKPSELAPATSKLVAELLPRYLDNDAFACVEGAVPETTALLEQRWDHILYTGGGAVGKIVMSAAARHLTPVTLELGGKSPCIVADDANIDVAARRIAWGKFTNAGQTCIAPDYLLCTRATADRLLPAIEKAVREMFGDDPGQSADYGRIVNRRHAQRLADYLADGDVVFGGRVEVESRYVAPTVLRNVGVQAPVMQEEIFGPVLPVIELEDFGQVEAFVNGREKPLALYVFTRDEHLADRILSHCSSGNACVNDCMMFMAAHDLPFGGVGPSGMGAYHGEHGFKTFSHFKAVMKRSYLFDLDLRYAPFTGKKFKLLRLLR; this is translated from the coding sequence ATGCAAGCATTCACCCTGGAGCCGCAAATGGCAGCCAATCTGGACGGTGGTACTGGCGGCGAACTCAATGCCGCGGCCCTGATGGGCGGTTTGAGAACCTACTTTCGCAGCGGCACCACGGCGGATCTCGCCTGGCGCCGCCAGCAGCTCAGCCAGCTGCGCAAAATGCTCTCGGACAACGAGGAGCAGTTCCTGCAGGCCCTGCGCGAGGACCTGAACAAGGCGCCGCAAGAGGGCTATACCACCGAGATTTCCGCTCTATATGGCGATATCGACCACGCCCTCAAACACCTGAAGAAGTGGACCGGCAAGCGCCGCGTCTCCACTCCGGTCATCGCCCAGCCGGGCAGGAGCTACATCCAGCCTGAACCGCTGGGGGTAGTGCTGATCATCGGTGCCTGGAACTACCCGCTGCAATTGCTGCTGTCGCCGCTGGTACCGGCCATCGCCGCCGGCAACTGCGCGGTGGTAAAACCCTCTGAGCTTGCTCCCGCCACATCAAAGCTGGTGGCGGAACTGTTGCCCCGCTATCTGGACAATGACGCCTTCGCCTGTGTCGAAGGCGCGGTACCGGAAACCACCGCGCTGCTGGAGCAGCGCTGGGATCATATTCTCTACACCGGCGGCGGTGCCGTGGGCAAGATAGTGATGAGCGCGGCGGCCAGGCACCTGACGCCGGTTACCCTGGAGCTGGGGGGCAAAAGCCCCTGTATCGTTGCCGACGACGCAAATATCGATGTGGCCGCGCGCCGCATCGCCTGGGGCAAGTTCACCAACGCCGGGCAGACCTGCATAGCGCCGGATTACCTGTTGTGCACCAGGGCTACCGCCGACCGGCTGCTGCCGGCGATAGAGAAGGCTGTGCGCGAAATGTTCGGCGACGACCCGGGCCAGTCCGCCGACTACGGGCGTATCGTCAACCGCCGCCACGCCCAGCGCCTGGCCGACTACCTGGCCGACGGCGATGTGGTATTCGGCGGCCGCGTGGAGGTGGAGAGCCGCTATGTGGCGCCCACCGTGCTGCGCAACGTGGGCGTGCAGGCCCCGGTGATGCAGGAGGAGATATTCGGCCCGGTGCTGCCGGTGATCGAGCTGGAAGATTTCGGGCAGGTGGAGGCGTTCGTCAACGGGCGGGAGAAGCCGCTGGCGCTTTATGTATTCACCCGGGACGAGCACCTCGCCGACCGCATCCTCAGCCACTGCAGCTCCGGAAATGCCTGCGTCAACGACTGCATGATGTTTATGGCCGCCCACGACCTGCCGTTCGGCGGTGTGGGCCCCAGCGGCATGGGCGCCTACCACGGCGAGCACGGCTTCAAGACCTTCAGCCATTTCAAGGCGGTGATGAAGCGCAGCTATCTATTCGACCTGGACCTGCGCTACGCGCCGTTTACCGGCAAAAAATTCAAACTGCTGCGCCTGTTGCGGTAG
- the ampE gene encoding regulatory signaling modulator protein AmpE: MALFTVLLALGLVQFWGSGAPLHRDDWFHWWCGRLSGRGELQGHPERMLAVAVLPPVVAAAILMVLVEAALGGLGALLLGALLLLYCLGRGNFNEMVSSYLRNWYQGDLEAARKAAAPLLRELPEAPADEPQVLHEQVFRGAAYCAFERLFAVLFWFLLLGIPGAVMYRLSALYADAAPEGGNRETAARWLWLLEWLPVRAMGFSFAIVGNFAGCYRAWRQCLTCRERSTPEVLEIYLEGALGGIDASECSAGVEVAEGQRACGAQLEGLQALLSRALLLWITVLALLVLFDF; encoded by the coding sequence ATGGCTCTTTTCACGGTACTGCTGGCCCTGGGGCTGGTGCAGTTCTGGGGTTCCGGCGCGCCCCTGCACCGGGACGACTGGTTCCACTGGTGGTGCGGTCGCCTCTCCGGCCGCGGCGAGCTGCAAGGCCACCCGGAGCGGATGCTCGCCGTTGCAGTGCTGCCGCCGGTGGTGGCCGCAGCGATACTGATGGTGCTGGTGGAAGCCGCGCTGGGCGGCCTGGGGGCACTGTTGCTGGGGGCACTGCTGCTGCTCTACTGCCTGGGGCGGGGCAACTTCAACGAAATGGTTAGCAGTTACCTGCGCAACTGGTATCAGGGTGACCTGGAAGCGGCGCGCAAGGCCGCCGCGCCGTTGTTGCGCGAACTGCCGGAGGCACCGGCGGATGAACCGCAGGTACTGCACGAGCAGGTTTTTCGCGGCGCGGCCTATTGCGCCTTCGAGCGCCTGTTCGCGGTGCTGTTCTGGTTCCTGTTACTGGGGATACCCGGCGCGGTGATGTACCGTCTCAGCGCACTCTACGCGGACGCGGCGCCAGAGGGTGGGAACAGGGAAACCGCCGCGCGCTGGCTGTGGCTGCTGGAGTGGTTGCCGGTGCGGGCAATGGGATTCAGCTTTGCCATCGTGGGTAATTTCGCCGGCTGCTACCGCGCCTGGCGCCAGTGTCTCACTTGTCGCGAGCGGAGTACCCCGGAGGTGCTGGAGATCTACCTGGAGGGCGCGCTGGGCGGTATCGACGCCAGTGAGTGCAGCGCCGGCGTGGAGGTGGCCGAGGGGCAGCGGGCCTGCGGTGCGCAATTGGAAGGATTGCAGGCGCTGTTGTCCCGCGCCCTGTTGTTGTGGATCACGGTACTGGCGCTATTGGTGCTGTTTGATTTCTGA
- the ampD gene encoding 1,6-anhydro-N-acetylmuramyl-L-alanine amidase AmpD, translating into MKYQFESGWLSGARRVPSPHCNDRPDGTEVDLLVIHCISLPPGQYGGPYIDDFFLGQLDIDAHPYFSEVAGLRVSAHILIDRGGRVTQYVPCGKRAWHAGQSEFCGRSDCNDFSIGIELEGLDTDTYTDIQYRTLAEITGAIMDTYPAIGRDRITGHSDIAPGRKLDPGPGFDWQRYLTLLDQVVGD; encoded by the coding sequence GTGAAATACCAATTCGAATCCGGCTGGCTGTCCGGTGCCCGCCGGGTACCGAGCCCCCACTGCAACGATCGTCCCGACGGCACCGAGGTGGATCTGCTGGTGATCCACTGTATCAGCCTGCCGCCGGGACAGTACGGCGGCCCTTACATCGACGACTTCTTTCTCGGGCAGTTGGATATCGACGCTCACCCCTACTTCTCCGAAGTTGCCGGATTGCGGGTTTCCGCCCATATCCTGATCGATCGGGGCGGCCGGGTCACCCAGTACGTGCCTTGCGGCAAGCGGGCCTGGCACGCCGGCCAGTCGGAGTTCTGCGGGCGCTCGGACTGCAACGACTTCTCCATCGGCATCGAGCTGGAGGGGCTGGACACGGATACCTACACCGACATTCAGTACCGCACACTGGCGGAGATCACCGGGGCGATTATGGACACTTACCCGGCGATCGGCCGCGACAGGATCACCGGCCACTCCGATATTGCCCCCGGACGCAAACTGGACCCGGGCCCAGGGTTCGACTGGCAGCGCTACTTAACATTGCTCGATCAGGTGGTCGGTGACTAG
- a CDS encoding DUF1631 domain-containing protein, which yields MDMKDSNKVVSLAEKSAGPGFSARKNTLLPSTVAALREKASNLLLEQFKQLFGKVDDSLFSMAERAHGQEEQDGLFQALRMLRVERRAIAERFADNIDRAFQVREESGEDSFASENLSLVHNDDLEQLVAADTMVANAKRDFAEPITELSLRLDTLYPVKIYDKNNPLGPDAICDAFVEAVRPLDLHIRARLTLLKKFEQVVMLQLRDFYDRCNQLLMERGILPNLREQRRLVRQRSSRPVPTAPAGGSSAPAQGTGTQGTGGGGTGMSGGMVSGNFAPGLVPANAGLAPMPSGDLLGHLGELQSAAPYHSGGEIQLLNVAELLQQRLVQANQSASLAKVDSDIIKLVEMLFSFILDDRNLAEPLKNQLGRLQLPLLKVAIADKSFFSKGGHPARKLLNELADAATGWQAGEHYETDPLYREVSKVVDRVLEEFDRDVNIFSLLLESFRQFIQRERKRAEMLERRIVDEADGRAKTQAARARVAAVMDALVAERELPPVVLEWLQKVWNNMLFLTCVKEGTESEAWSRDVRTARDLVWSVQAPMPDSRQQLLGLLPALQERLREGVEAVSLNPFEARRLFAELKEVYRERFALAQRLSEERERQAREQAEQDLTEEREVEQLAAAEPEPEPQVAVPQMEELEQVVAEAEVAPVEPEGESLAALPENDPHWQQTFRLAQGSWFELKRSDDEQFRCRLAAVIKDIDQFIFVNRNGAKVAEFSRLELAHALRTAQLMSLDDGMLFERALQSVIGNVRKKRSEMS from the coding sequence ATGGATATGAAAGACTCGAACAAGGTGGTGTCCCTGGCGGAGAAAAGTGCCGGGCCGGGTTTCTCCGCGCGCAAGAATACCCTCCTGCCTTCGACGGTGGCGGCCCTGCGGGAGAAGGCGAGCAATTTGCTGCTGGAGCAATTCAAGCAGCTGTTCGGCAAGGTGGACGATTCCCTCTTCTCCATGGCCGAGCGCGCCCACGGCCAGGAAGAGCAGGACGGCCTGTTCCAGGCGCTGCGAATGCTGCGGGTGGAGCGGCGGGCGATCGCCGAGCGCTTTGCCGACAATATCGACCGGGCTTTCCAGGTCCGGGAGGAGAGCGGGGAGGACTCCTTCGCCTCCGAGAATCTCTCCCTGGTACACAACGACGACCTGGAACAGCTGGTGGCCGCGGATACCATGGTGGCCAATGCCAAGCGCGATTTCGCCGAGCCCATCACCGAGCTGTCCCTGCGACTGGATACCCTCTATCCAGTCAAGATTTATGACAAGAACAACCCCCTGGGGCCCGACGCCATCTGCGACGCTTTCGTAGAGGCCGTTCGGCCCCTGGATCTGCATATCCGCGCCCGCCTGACCCTGCTGAAGAAATTCGAACAGGTAGTGATGCTGCAGCTGAGAGACTTCTACGACCGCTGCAACCAACTGCTGATGGAACGGGGAATCCTCCCCAACCTGCGCGAACAGCGGCGCCTGGTCCGGCAGCGGTCGTCGCGCCCCGTGCCAACAGCGCCCGCGGGCGGGTCGTCGGCGCCCGCCCAGGGTACCGGCACCCAGGGTACCGGCGGCGGTGGCACGGGTATGTCCGGCGGTATGGTTTCCGGCAATTTCGCCCCGGGATTGGTGCCCGCCAATGCGGGACTCGCCCCCATGCCCTCCGGTGACCTTCTGGGCCATCTGGGAGAGTTGCAGAGCGCCGCGCCCTATCACAGCGGTGGGGAGATACAGTTGCTCAATGTGGCCGAGCTGCTGCAGCAGCGACTGGTGCAGGCCAACCAGTCCGCATCCCTCGCCAAGGTGGACAGCGACATCATCAAGCTGGTGGAAATGCTGTTTTCCTTCATCCTGGACGACCGCAACCTGGCGGAGCCGCTCAAGAACCAGTTGGGGCGCCTGCAGTTGCCGCTGCTGAAGGTGGCGATCGCCGACAAGTCTTTCTTCAGCAAGGGCGGCCACCCGGCGCGCAAACTGCTCAACGAGCTCGCCGATGCGGCCACCGGCTGGCAGGCGGGGGAGCACTACGAGACCGATCCCCTGTACCGGGAGGTCAGCAAGGTCGTCGACCGGGTACTCGAGGAGTTCGACCGCGACGTCAACATCTTCTCCCTGCTGCTGGAATCCTTTCGCCAGTTTATCCAGCGCGAGCGCAAGCGCGCGGAGATGCTCGAGCGCCGCATCGTCGATGAGGCCGACGGTCGCGCCAAGACCCAGGCCGCGCGTGCCCGCGTAGCCGCGGTGATGGACGCCCTGGTCGCCGAGCGGGAGCTGCCCCCGGTAGTGCTGGAATGGCTGCAAAAGGTGTGGAACAACATGCTGTTTCTCACCTGCGTGAAAGAGGGCACAGAAAGCGAGGCCTGGAGCCGCGACGTACGCACCGCCCGCGACCTGGTGTGGAGTGTGCAGGCCCCGATGCCGGACAGCCGCCAGCAACTGCTGGGCCTGCTGCCGGCGCTGCAGGAGCGCCTGCGGGAGGGCGTCGAGGCGGTATCCCTGAACCCCTTCGAAGCCCGGCGCCTGTTCGCCGAGCTGAAAGAAGTCTACCGGGAGCGCTTCGCCCTGGCCCAGCGGCTCAGCGAGGAGCGCGAGCGGCAGGCCCGGGAACAGGCGGAACAGGACCTGACGGAGGAGCGCGAAGTAGAGCAGCTCGCGGCGGCCGAACCGGAGCCGGAACCGCAAGTGGCTGTGCCGCAGATGGAGGAACTGGAGCAGGTAGTGGCCGAGGCGGAGGTCGCCCCGGTAGAGCCGGAGGGCGAAAGCCTGGCGGCACTCCCGGAAAACGACCCTCACTGGCAGCAGACTTTCCGCCTGGCCCAAGGCAGCTGGTTCGAACTCAAGCGCTCCGACGATGAGCAGTTCCGCTGCCGCCTGGCTGCGGTGATCAAGGACATCGACCAGTTTATTTTCGTCAACCGCAACGGCGCCAAGGTGGCGGAGTTCTCGCGCCTCGAACTGGCCCACGCCCTGCGCACCGCCCAGCTGATGTCCCTGGACGACGGTATGCTGTTCGAGCGGGCGCTGCAGTCGGTGATCGGCAATGTGCGCAAGAAGCGCAGTGAGATGAGTTAA
- the nadC gene encoding carboxylating nicotinate-nucleotide diphosphorylase, giving the protein MHPQDTAIPNLVADMLNSVRAALAEDVGSGDITAQLIPADQRARARVITREDCTLCGRAWAEEVFRQLDPELRLEWHFEDGDRVPAESVIFELEGSARSILTGERTALNFLQTLSGTATTATQYAARAAGTQIRILDTRKTIPGLRSAQKYAVLCGGCHNHRIGLYDAFLIKENHIAAAGGIDKAVAQARTIKPEALVEVEVENLDELKQALASGADVIMLDEFTDADTQAALSLARGKAKIEISGSVDSERLRQLAQLDVDYISSGSLTKHLRAIDLSLRIDL; this is encoded by the coding sequence ATGCACCCGCAAGACACCGCCATCCCCAACCTGGTCGCCGATATGCTGAACTCGGTGCGTGCAGCCCTGGCGGAGGACGTGGGCTCCGGCGATATCACCGCCCAATTGATCCCCGCCGACCAACGGGCCCGCGCGCGGGTGATCACCCGCGAAGACTGCACCCTGTGCGGGCGCGCCTGGGCCGAGGAGGTCTTTCGCCAGTTGGATCCGGAACTGCGCCTCGAGTGGCATTTCGAGGACGGCGACCGGGTCCCGGCGGAGTCGGTGATCTTCGAACTGGAGGGCAGCGCCCGCAGCATTCTCACCGGCGAGCGCACCGCGCTGAACTTTCTGCAGACACTCTCCGGCACCGCCACTACGGCCACCCAATACGCCGCGCGCGCGGCGGGTACGCAAATCAGGATACTGGATACGCGCAAGACCATCCCCGGCCTGCGCAGCGCACAGAAATACGCCGTGCTTTGCGGTGGCTGCCACAATCACCGCATCGGCCTCTACGACGCCTTCCTGATCAAGGAGAACCATATCGCCGCCGCCGGGGGCATCGACAAGGCGGTGGCCCAGGCGCGCACCATCAAGCCGGAAGCCCTGGTGGAAGTGGAGGTGGAAAATCTCGACGAATTGAAACAGGCACTGGCGAGCGGCGCCGACGTGATTATGCTCGACGAATTCACCGACGCGGACACCCAGGCCGCCCTCTCCCTGGCCAGGGGAAAAGCCAAGATCGAGATCTCCGGCAGCGTGGACAGCGAACGGTTGCGACAGTTGGCTCAACTGGATGTGGACTATATCTCCTCCGGCAGTCTGACCAAGCACCTGCGCGCAATCGACCTCTCCCTGCGCATCGACCTGTGA
- a CDS encoding glycosyl hydrolase family 18 protein, translated as MMKITITTRMKLAAILLLGLFAGHGYAYDCGGVQVYVDGSPYSTGDIVQNNDVAYRCDVGGWCSQGGPYEPGAGWAWTEAWSDLGACGGGGGSSSSSSSSSSSSSSSGGSSGGGSCANLAVWSASAVYVGGDRVQHQGSEYEAQWWTQGNDPATNSGEYEVWKRIGPCDDSGSSSSSSSSSSSSSSSSSSSGSGGSSSGGERLGGYFVEWGVYQRNYHVKNIVTSGSAEKLTHIYYAFGNVQNGQCTIGDSYADYDRFYSAAESVDGQADTWDAGALRGSFNQLRKLKLMYPHIKILWSFGGWTWSGGFGQASQNPQAFADSCYNLVHDPRWEGVFDGIDLDWEYPNACGLSCDESGYSAFTDMMAAMRARFGDELVTAAITADGTPGGKIASADYEGAAQYVDFYNVMTYDFFGAFDADGPTAPHSALTDFPTIPQAGFYSDYAIQALKNKGIPAEKLNLGIGFYGRGWTGVTQSAPGGSATGAAPGTYEAGIEDYKVLRNSCPANGTVAGTAYAHCGNNWWSYDTPSTIAGKMQYIANQNLGGSFFWELSGDTGNGELIEAMHSNQ; from the coding sequence ATGATGAAAATAACGATAACGACAAGGATGAAGCTGGCAGCGATACTGCTGCTCGGTCTCTTCGCCGGACACGGCTACGCCTACGATTGCGGCGGTGTCCAGGTCTATGTGGACGGTTCCCCCTACAGCACTGGCGATATAGTGCAGAACAACGATGTGGCCTACCGCTGCGACGTGGGCGGCTGGTGCAGCCAGGGTGGCCCCTACGAACCCGGTGCGGGCTGGGCCTGGACAGAGGCCTGGAGCGATCTCGGCGCCTGTGGTGGTGGCGGAGGCTCGTCGTCGAGCAGTTCATCCTCTTCTTCCAGCAGTTCCTCTTCCGGCGGCTCTTCCGGTGGTGGCAGCTGTGCCAACCTGGCGGTATGGTCCGCTTCCGCCGTGTATGTGGGCGGCGACCGGGTGCAGCACCAGGGCAGTGAGTACGAGGCCCAGTGGTGGACCCAGGGCAACGATCCGGCAACCAATTCCGGTGAGTACGAAGTCTGGAAGCGGATCGGCCCCTGCGACGACAGCGGTTCCAGCTCGTCCAGTTCTTCCAGCTCTTCCAGCAGTAGCTCTTCGTCGAGCAGTTCCGGTTCCGGGGGCTCCTCCAGTGGCGGTGAGCGACTGGGTGGCTACTTCGTGGAGTGGGGCGTGTACCAGCGCAACTACCATGTGAAGAACATCGTCACCAGCGGTTCCGCTGAGAAGCTGACCCATATCTACTACGCCTTCGGCAATGTGCAGAATGGCCAGTGCACCATCGGCGATTCCTATGCGGACTACGACCGCTTCTACAGCGCCGCCGAGAGCGTTGACGGCCAGGCGGATACCTGGGATGCCGGCGCCCTGCGCGGTTCCTTCAATCAGCTGCGCAAACTGAAGCTGATGTATCCGCATATCAAGATTCTCTGGTCCTTCGGCGGCTGGACCTGGTCCGGCGGCTTCGGCCAGGCGTCGCAGAACCCGCAGGCGTTTGCCGACTCCTGCTACAACCTGGTACACGATCCGCGCTGGGAGGGCGTCTTTGACGGTATCGACCTGGATTGGGAGTACCCCAACGCCTGTGGCCTGAGTTGCGACGAGAGTGGCTACTCCGCCTTCACCGACATGATGGCGGCGATGCGCGCGCGTTTCGGCGATGAACTGGTGACTGCGGCAATTACTGCCGACGGTACGCCGGGCGGCAAGATTGCCTCCGCCGATTACGAGGGCGCAGCGCAATACGTCGACTTCTACAACGTCATGACCTATGACTTCTTCGGTGCTTTCGACGCGGACGGTCCCACCGCGCCGCACTCGGCCCTGACCGATTTCCCGACCATTCCACAAGCGGGCTTCTACTCCGACTACGCCATTCAGGCGTTGAAGAACAAGGGAATCCCGGCGGAAAAGCTCAACCTGGGTATCGGCTTTTACGGCCGCGGTTGGACCGGGGTAACCCAGTCGGCACCCGGTGGTTCCGCCACTGGCGCCGCGCCCGGTACCTACGAGGCGGGTATCGAGGATTACAAGGTGCTGAGAAACAGCTGCCCGGCGAACGGCACAGTTGCGGGTACTGCCTACGCCCACTGCGGCAACAACTGGTGGAGCTACGACACCCCCTCCACCATCGCGGGCAAGATGCAGTACATCGCCAACCAGAATCTGGGCGGTTCCTTTTTCTGGGAGCTGTCCGGGGATACCGGCAATGGCGAGCTGATTGAAGCCATGCACAGCAATCAGTAG
- a CDS encoding sulfite exporter TauE/SafE family protein → MESWGFLAAALAIGFLGSSHCIGMCGGIAGALGMAVPGRRPAWSQLIGYSAGRLGSYALMGALAGALGAAILPALGPLRLVAGLMLVAMALYIAGIWRGLVWLERGGAYLWRYLQPLSAKLLPVRSAGSAVALGSLWGWLPCGLVYSALTFALAQGGSLRAALAMLAFGLGTVPAMLATGAAAAKVRSFVRRPAVRLLFAGLILLFGLWTLWGAVGHGAHGASAEADSVHHEHHH, encoded by the coding sequence GTGGAAAGCTGGGGGTTTCTCGCCGCGGCACTGGCGATCGGTTTTCTCGGCAGCAGCCACTGTATCGGCATGTGCGGCGGTATCGCCGGCGCGCTGGGTATGGCGGTGCCGGGGCGGAGACCGGCCTGGAGCCAGTTGATCGGCTATTCCGCCGGGCGCCTGGGCAGTTATGCGCTGATGGGTGCGCTGGCCGGTGCCCTGGGCGCCGCGATCCTGCCGGCACTGGGGCCGCTGCGCCTGGTGGCCGGATTGATGCTGGTGGCGATGGCACTGTATATCGCCGGAATCTGGCGGGGCCTGGTGTGGCTGGAGCGGGGCGGGGCCTATCTGTGGCGCTATCTGCAGCCGCTCTCCGCTAAGCTGCTGCCAGTGCGCAGTGCGGGCAGCGCGGTGGCCTTGGGATCTCTCTGGGGCTGGTTGCCCTGCGGGCTGGTATACAGCGCGCTCACTTTCGCCCTGGCTCAGGGCGGCAGCCTGCGCGCAGCGCTGGCGATGCTGGCCTTCGGCCTGGGCACGGTGCCGGCAATGCTGGCCACCGGGGCCGCCGCTGCGAAGGTGCGCAGTTTTGTGCGGCGCCCGGCGGTGCGGTTGTTGTTTGCAGGTTTGATTCTTCTGTTCGGTCTTTGGACCCTATGGGGAGCTGTTGGGCACGGGGCTCATGGTGCCTCGGCCGAAGCGGATAGCGTACACCACGAGCATCACCACTGA
- the ccoS gene encoding cbb3-type cytochrome oxidase assembly protein CcoS — protein MDSLYILIPIAIVFIGTAVKLFFWAVNSGQYDDLETESRRILFDDDLPDDERGEE, from the coding sequence TTGGACAGCCTGTATATCCTGATTCCCATCGCGATCGTTTTTATCGGCACTGCAGTCAAGCTGTTTTTCTGGGCGGTCAACAGCGGCCAGTACGACGACCTGGAGACCGAGAGCCGGCGCATTCTCTTCGACGACGACCTGCCCGACGACGAGCGCGGGGAGGAGTAG